In Haliotis asinina isolate JCU_RB_2024 chromosome 16, JCU_Hal_asi_v2, whole genome shotgun sequence, the following are encoded in one genomic region:
- the LOC137267578 gene encoding triosephosphate isomerase-like — protein sequence MASQRKFVVGGNWKMNGNKSSIDGIISFLNGGQLDENTEVIVAPPAAYLDYVRSNVNASVAVAAQNCYKVASGAFTGEISASMIKDIGADWVILGHSERRHVFGETDELIGEKVKFALSQGLKVIACIGEKLEEREAGQTNDVVFRQTKAIADNIGAEDWSRVVIAYEPVWAIGTGKTATPDQAQAVHKDLRDWITQNVSADIAQNVRIQYGGSVNAKNCVELAAKPDIDGFLVGGASLKPDFVTIVNARKA from the exons ATGGCCAGTCAAAGGAAATTTGTCGTTGGTGGCAACTGGAAGATGAATGGCAACAAATCTAGCATCGATGGAATTATCTCTTTTCTCAACGGTGGACAGCTCGACGAAAATACAG AGGTGATTGTTGCTCCACCTGCAGCATATTTAGATTATGTGAGGTCAAATGTCAATGCCAGTGTAGCAGTCGCAGCCCAGAATTGCTACAAGGTGGCGAGTGGAGCCTTTACAGGAGAAATCAG TGCTTCCATGATTAAAGATATAGGAGCTGACTGGGTTATTCTGGGCCACTCTGAAAGAAGGCATGTGTTTGGGGAGACAGATGAA CTGATTGGGGAGAAGGTGAAGTTTGCATTGTCACAGGGTCTGAAGGTCATCGCTTGTATCGGGGAGAAGCTGGAAGAGAGAGAGGCAGGGCAGACCAATGATGTGGTGTTCAGGCAGACTAAAGCTATAGCAG ATAATATAGGAGCAGAAGACTGGAGTCGAGTGGTTATTGCCTATGAGCCTGTGTGGGCTATTGGCACTGGAAAGACAGCCACACCAGACCAGGCGCAGGCAGTGCATAAGGATCTGCGGGACTGGATAACCCAAAATGTCTCAGCTGATATTGCTCAGAATGTCAGAATACAGTATGGAG GATCTGTGAACGCTAAGAACTGTGTGGAACTGGCAGCCAAACCTGATATTGATGGTTTCCTTGTGGGTGGAGCATCATTGAAGCCAGATTTTGTCACTATTGTTAATGCTAGAAAAGCTTAA